A region from the Variovorax paradoxus genome encodes:
- a CDS encoding MurR/RpiR family transcriptional regulator encodes MTPSLLKKIAELRSSAPATRRAILDLILEDPDRALEESFEQLAERSRSSVPTIMRTCRDLGFAGLREFKLALAQELALGGSPLHRRVNIEDAADEVVSKIARSAAASVSGVRGQLDMQVLEGAVAAIAAAPHVDLYGAGATSWFMANDLQARLFRLGLSANAWADYHLQQVAGAAQRPGGVVIAISHVGGMPSLLDAVDIARGQGAKVVALTRPGTALAAKADFLLGLSVPDDAVMHVGIDAYLTHLTAIEILTVLVAQRRGEPAVQRLQRAREAFQRHGIDATTHPLQSWDGGGINTGGRAS; translated from the coding sequence ATGACGCCCTCCCTGCTCAAGAAAATCGCCGAACTCCGCAGCAGTGCTCCGGCGACGCGGCGCGCGATTCTCGACCTGATCCTCGAAGACCCCGACCGTGCGCTCGAAGAGAGTTTCGAGCAGCTGGCCGAGCGCTCGCGCAGTTCGGTGCCCACCATCATGCGCACCTGCCGCGACCTCGGCTTTGCCGGCTTGCGCGAGTTCAAGCTCGCGCTCGCGCAGGAACTCGCGCTCGGCGGCTCACCGCTGCACCGGCGCGTGAACATCGAGGATGCGGCCGACGAAGTCGTCAGCAAGATCGCGCGCAGCGCGGCAGCCTCGGTGTCGGGCGTGCGCGGGCAGCTCGACATGCAGGTGCTCGAAGGGGCGGTGGCCGCCATCGCGGCCGCGCCGCATGTCGATCTGTACGGCGCGGGCGCCACGTCGTGGTTCATGGCCAACGACCTGCAGGCGCGGCTCTTCAGGCTGGGCCTCTCGGCCAATGCCTGGGCCGACTACCACCTGCAGCAGGTGGCGGGCGCGGCGCAGCGTCCGGGCGGCGTGGTCATCGCCATCTCGCACGTGGGCGGCATGCCTTCGCTGCTCGACGCGGTGGACATCGCGCGCGGGCAGGGCGCCAAGGTGGTCGCGCTCACGCGGCCCGGCACGGCCCTGGCGGCCAAGGCCGACTTCCTGCTGGGCCTTTCGGTGCCCGACGACGCCGTGATGCACGTGGGCATCGATGCCTACCTGACGCATCTCACGGCCATCGAGATTCTCACGGTGCTGGTGGCGCAGCGCCGCGGCGAGCCCGCGGTGCAGCGGCTGCAGCGCGCACGCGAAGCCTTCCAGCGCCACGGCATCGACGCCACCACGCATCCGCTGCAGAGCTGGGACGGCGGCGGCATCAACACCGGAGGCCGCGCATCGTGA